Proteins co-encoded in one Cytobacillus sp. NJ13 genomic window:
- a CDS encoding DUF819 family protein produces MEQTLIKADDYVTLWGIIVVWASASIYLEQRYSWAAKISGAIVALIGAIILSNTGIIPTASPVYDAVWTFIIPLAIPLLLFHVKINRIWQESGRLLIIFLISSIGTVAGVIISFFLLKDHIPVLDKLGAMLSASYIGGGVNFAAMAAKFETPGEMVSAAVVADNLMMAIYFVVLMMVPAIGFFRRRFKTPHVDQVESGSIGEEGKTLAESFWKRKDISLKDIALSVGTAFLLVIVSFKIAEFLDAAIPSGDDVSFFINLVNGLFGDKYLMLTTLTFLALAMFPRYFETINGSQEIGTFLIYLFFVVIGIPASIPLIIENAPLLLVFVFIIVVVNLTVSLTAGKLLKYDLEEILLASNANVGGPTTAAAMAIAKGWKDLIGPILVVGTLGYIIGNYVGTVLGLWFSGFM; encoded by the coding sequence TTGGAGCAGACACTTATTAAAGCCGATGATTATGTAACCCTATGGGGAATTATTGTGGTGTGGGCTTCGGCAAGCATCTATCTGGAGCAGCGATACAGCTGGGCAGCAAAAATTTCAGGAGCGATTGTTGCCCTGATTGGCGCCATCATTCTATCCAATACCGGCATTATTCCGACAGCATCGCCTGTTTACGATGCAGTCTGGACTTTTATCATTCCGCTTGCGATCCCATTGCTTCTTTTTCATGTGAAGATTAATAGAATCTGGCAGGAAAGCGGCCGGCTGCTGATTATCTTTCTAATCAGCTCCATCGGGACAGTGGCAGGGGTGATCATCAGCTTCTTCTTGCTGAAAGATCATATACCTGTCCTTGATAAACTTGGTGCGATGCTCAGCGCGTCCTATATTGGCGGCGGAGTAAACTTCGCTGCAATGGCGGCAAAATTCGAGACGCCTGGAGAAATGGTTTCCGCCGCAGTTGTCGCCGATAATTTAATGATGGCGATTTATTTCGTCGTTTTGATGATGGTACCAGCCATTGGTTTTTTCCGGCGCCGGTTTAAAACGCCGCATGTAGACCAGGTGGAAAGCGGCAGTATAGGAGAAGAGGGGAAGACACTTGCGGAAAGCTTTTGGAAGCGGAAGGACATCTCCTTAAAGGATATCGCGTTATCCGTTGGAACAGCCTTTTTGCTTGTGATTGTTTCTTTTAAAATCGCTGAATTCCTGGACGCAGCCATTCCTTCCGGGGATGACGTTTCTTTCTTTATCAATCTCGTAAATGGGCTGTTTGGAGACAAGTATTTGATGCTGACCACTCTGACGTTTCTTGCTCTGGCCATGTTCCCGAGATACTTCGAGACTATTAACGGAAGCCAGGAAATAGGCACATTCCTGATTTACCTGTTCTTTGTCGTGATCGGCATCCCGGCATCGATCCCTCTGATTATCGAAAATGCCCCGCTGCTGCTGGTGTTTGTGTTCATTATCGTCGTAGTGAACCTGACCGTATCTTTAACTGCAGGCAAACTATTAAAATATGACCTTGAAGAAATCCTTTTGGCCAGCAATGCCAATGTCGGCGGCCCGACCACCGCTGCCGCCATGGCCATCGCCAAAGGCTGGAAGGATCTGATCGGACCGATACTCGTTGTCGGAACACTAGGCTATAT
- a CDS encoding ABC transporter ATP-binding protein, which yields MIEVRELSHAFEIGKKEKKTVIPVLEDVSFSVEKGEIVTIVGRSGSGKSTLLNIISGFIKPKHGEVWIHGEKVSDYNEGKFANFRLANLGFIFQSFQLIPSMTAYQNVELPLILKGVAEKERQQKTEETLKRVGLIEYKDHYPSELSGGQQQRVSIARALVVNPPLILADEPTGSLDSETENELLQFIQELNRDLGITFLIITHDEKVAAIGHKTIEITDGRVMEGVLA from the coding sequence GTGATAGAAGTTAGAGAATTAAGCCATGCTTTTGAGATTGGCAAAAAAGAAAAGAAGACGGTTATACCTGTATTGGAGGATGTTTCTTTTTCAGTGGAAAAAGGCGAGATTGTCACGATTGTGGGCAGGAGCGGATCCGGAAAGTCGACGCTTTTGAATATCATCAGCGGTTTTATTAAGCCAAAGCATGGAGAGGTCTGGATTCATGGTGAAAAGGTCAGTGACTATAACGAAGGCAAATTCGCTAATTTCCGCCTGGCGAATCTCGGATTCATTTTCCAGAGCTTTCAGCTGATTCCGAGCATGACGGCTTACCAAAATGTCGAGCTCCCTCTCATTCTCAAAGGAGTGGCTGAAAAGGAAAGACAGCAGAAGACGGAAGAGACGTTAAAGCGGGTAGGTCTTATCGAATATAAAGATCATTATCCAAGTGAGCTTTCCGGCGGGCAGCAGCAGCGGGTCAGCATCGCCCGGGCGCTTGTCGTGAATCCTCCCCTCATTCTGGCTGATGAACCGACAGGCAGCCTGGACAGCGAAACAGAAAATGAGCTGCTGCAGTTCATTCAAGAGCTGAACCGCGATCTGGGCATTACGTTTCTGATTATTACGCACGACGAAAAGGTGGCAGCCATCGGCCATAAGACAATTGAAATCACAGATGGAAGGGTTATGGAGGGTGTGTTGGCATGA
- a CDS encoding ABC transporter permease translates to MNLKDQFRFVRQNMKKNKTRLFMTILATAIGCTFLIVLASVGFGLHKSIIQDVMEDSLVTEIQVHGKEAGEGNFQGIKDEDIKHFQEITGVKAVTRRQSLQQSPIFKTEDYSAQSEAVSAYFPEEVKAGFELSEGRLPEKENEVVVGSSFAEGLSLEPKEGENAFNEDGSIKEEYAYKGELVGKTIEMEVVKMEDGKEIKQSIPLTITGVTKKPSKEWMQIRTVFISEDIFKEVEAFTGTPGGNPELIEGTPEDTGRIYDTVSLYAEDVEAVTGINDQLKDGNYMVYSIVNEMKQINMVFTILKIGLLFIGTIALIIASIGIYNTMTMAVTERAPDIGIMKAIGAHPKTIKRIFVLESSYIGLLGALFGTIVAYGISYAVNLALPLVLERVFEEAPPEGLMLSYIPWSLTLISVAICLTVTIFSGWRPAKRATQVDVLKAMRREV, encoded by the coding sequence ATGAATTTAAAAGATCAATTCAGATTTGTAAGGCAAAATATGAAAAAGAATAAAACAAGGCTGTTTATGACGATTTTAGCCACAGCGATTGGATGTACCTTTCTGATTGTGCTGGCATCGGTCGGATTCGGGCTTCATAAATCGATCATCCAGGATGTAATGGAAGACAGCCTCGTAACGGAAATCCAGGTTCACGGCAAGGAAGCGGGCGAAGGAAATTTCCAGGGCATCAAAGATGAAGATATCAAACATTTTCAAGAAATCACCGGGGTAAAAGCAGTCACCCGCAGGCAATCTCTGCAGCAAAGCCCGATCTTTAAAACAGAGGATTATTCCGCTCAATCAGAAGCCGTTTCGGCCTATTTTCCGGAAGAAGTGAAAGCAGGATTCGAACTTTCTGAAGGTAGACTCCCGGAAAAAGAGAATGAAGTGGTGGTTGGCTCCTCCTTTGCGGAAGGTCTGTCTCTGGAGCCGAAAGAAGGAGAAAACGCCTTTAATGAGGACGGATCTATAAAAGAAGAATATGCCTACAAGGGTGAGTTAGTCGGTAAGACGATTGAAATGGAAGTGGTCAAAATGGAGGATGGCAAAGAAATCAAACAGTCCATTCCCCTTACCATAACCGGGGTCACGAAGAAGCCTTCTAAAGAGTGGATGCAGATCCGCACGGTCTTCATTTCCGAAGACATCTTTAAAGAAGTCGAAGCTTTCACCGGCACACCTGGCGGAAACCCGGAGCTGATTGAAGGAACGCCCGAGGATACTGGAAGGATTTACGACACTGTCAGCCTTTACGCTGAAGATGTCGAGGCTGTCACAGGTATCAATGACCAATTGAAAGACGGCAATTATATGGTTTATTCCATTGTGAACGAGATGAAGCAGATCAATATGGTTTTTACGATTCTAAAAATCGGCCTTCTCTTCATCGGAACCATTGCTTTGATCATTGCCTCCATCGGAATTTATAATACGATGACGATGGCTGTTACGGAGCGCGCCCCCGATATCGGGATCATGAAAGCGATCGGCGCCCATCCGAAAACGATTAAGCGGATCTTTGTCCTTGAAAGCAGCTATATCGGTCTGCTTGGCGCTCTGTTTGGCACGATTGTTGCATATGGAATCAGCTATGCGGTCAACCTGGCCCTTCCTCTCGTGCTGGAAAGAGTATTTGAGGAAGCTCCGCCTGAGGGCCTCATGCTTTCCTACATTCCTTGGTCCCTGACACTGATCAGTGTGGCGATTTGTCTGACAGTCACCATCTTCTCCGGCTGGCGTCCGGCCAAGCGCGCGACACAAGTGGATGTGCTTAAAGCGATGAGACGGGAAGTTTAA
- a CDS encoding SRPBCC family protein: MIQWKEEIMIERNIEKVWSLFSDQHIKKIMPKVEEHTLIEKRENEAGAKHRQTYREGNRLETYIVETLAYEDTEDKKHKQIHFVLGKAFEITLAFTLVKIDDSHTRFIYEGENKGGNFVGRAMLKLGGNKNNLKVVEEFLQKVREEAFKL; the protein is encoded by the coding sequence GTGATTCAATGGAAAGAAGAAATCATGATTGAAAGGAATATTGAAAAGGTATGGAGCTTGTTTTCCGACCAGCACATAAAGAAAATCATGCCCAAGGTCGAAGAGCACACCCTGATCGAAAAAAGGGAAAATGAAGCAGGGGCAAAGCACAGGCAAACCTACAGAGAAGGCAATCGCCTGGAGACTTATATTGTCGAAACACTGGCTTATGAGGATACAGAGGATAAAAAGCATAAGCAGATCCATTTTGTATTGGGAAAGGCCTTTGAAATCACCCTCGCATTTACGCTGGTCAAAATCGATGACTCCCACACCAGGTTTATTTATGAAGGGGAAAATAAAGGGGGCAACTTCGTTGGAAGGGCCATGCTGAAGCTTGGCGGCAATAAAAACAACCTGAAAGTGGTTGAGGAATTTTTGCAGAAGGTTCGCGAAGAAGCATTCAAGCTATAA
- a CDS encoding MerR family transcriptional regulator, with translation MYKISEFAEMTGLTKETLRYYAEVKLLEPAFIDPNNNYRYYDDGSCFLAILLIKLRRLGFTIQEMISVMEDESFANLEALLLQKRKLIEKQMEELQGQMEEIDAFLESGKEEES, from the coding sequence ATGTACAAGATTAGCGAGTTTGCGGAAATGACCGGGTTAACGAAGGAAACATTGCGATATTACGCGGAAGTGAAGCTGCTGGAGCCCGCTTTTATTGACCCCAATAATAATTACCGGTATTACGATGACGGCAGCTGCTTTTTGGCTATCCTTTTAATAAAACTTAGAAGATTAGGCTTTACCATTCAGGAAATGATTTCCGTTATGGAGGATGAATCTTTCGCCAATCTTGAAGCATTGCTGCTGCAAAAAAGAAAGCTGATCGAGAAGCAGATGGAAGAGCTTCAAGGTCAAATGGAAGAAATCGATGCCTTTTTGGAATCGGGGAAGGAGGAAGAATCGTGA
- a CDS encoding alpha/beta hydrolase-fold protein, protein MAKSGGAEKFLHFMEQELEPKVNNTFEADPARHLFFGHSLVGLFGLHALFTKQEAFHSYMISSPSIWWNQQCILELESECIDRLRDGNLKIYFSAGAQEKRFMVEDVKELAERLTRLEDSRLDIMLDIAEGENHISVVPAALSRALICAEPIMTQRP, encoded by the coding sequence ATGGCAAAGAGCGGGGGAGCGGAAAAGTTCCTGCATTTTATGGAACAGGAACTGGAGCCGAAGGTGAATAATACGTTTGAGGCTGATCCCGCTAGGCACCTCTTCTTCGGCCATTCCTTAGTCGGACTGTTTGGCTTGCATGCGCTTTTTACAAAGCAGGAAGCTTTTCATAGCTATATGATCAGCAGCCCCTCAATTTGGTGGAATCAGCAATGTATTCTGGAGCTGGAATCGGAATGCATAGACCGATTGAGAGATGGCAATCTTAAAATCTATTTTTCAGCCGGAGCTCAGGAAAAACGATTCATGGTGGAGGATGTAAAAGAGCTGGCAGAGCGTTTAACCCGCCTGGAAGATTCGCGGCTTGATATCATGCTGGATATCGCCGAGGGGGAAAACCATATTTCTGTCGTGCCTGCCGCTTTAAGCCGTGCATTGATTTGTGCTGAGCCCATAATGACCCAGAGGCCTTAA
- a CDS encoding DUF1836 domain-containing protein — translation MELFQLSRKSMADFLLSLKGEGRHSPKQILQQAWAAAHEKKGISTESFLDTKMPAIFEKLLRADLQKIGFSLNEIVALGNQIEFTHLSSTAVQNWVKRDVKDLIGSPQLGKKYSADQAAMLFMVEDLKATLDFDSIRKILALLFNDLDDRTDDLIEPIPFYSAYASIFEKAHQHNGAEKSMHDQTEQCIKKEALKTLESFQDFTDQQKDIVSNILVTASLTVLSAYYKSLTKKYVTATLFLNG, via the coding sequence TTGGAATTATTCCAGCTATCGAGGAAAAGCATGGCTGATTTCCTTCTGTCGCTGAAGGGGGAAGGGCGGCATTCCCCCAAACAAATCCTCCAGCAGGCATGGGCGGCCGCTCACGAAAAGAAAGGAATATCAACGGAGTCTTTTCTGGATACCAAAATGCCGGCTATATTTGAAAAATTGCTGCGGGCAGATTTGCAGAAAATCGGCTTTTCCCTCAATGAAATTGTTGCACTGGGAAACCAGATCGAATTTACCCATCTATCTTCGACTGCCGTGCAAAACTGGGTGAAGCGGGATGTGAAGGACCTGATTGGCAGTCCGCAGCTCGGCAAGAAATATTCGGCCGACCAGGCTGCCATGCTTTTTATGGTGGAGGATCTGAAAGCGACCCTTGACTTCGATTCGATCCGGAAAATTCTTGCTCTCCTTTTTAATGATCTGGATGACCGCACAGACGACCTGATTGAGCCGATCCCTTTTTATTCTGCCTACGCGTCCATTTTTGAAAAAGCTCATCAGCACAATGGTGCCGAAAAAAGCATGCACGATCAGACAGAACAATGCATCAAAAAAGAAGCATTGAAAACATTGGAGAGTTTTCAGGATTTTACTGATCAGCAGAAAGACATCGTTTCCAATATTCTTGTAACGGCTTCACTGACGGTTTTATCGGCCTACTACAAGTCGCTGACAAAGAAATATGTAACAGCTACCTTATTTTTAAATGGGTAA
- the htpX gene encoding protease HtpX — MGKRIFYFLLTNVLVLLTISIIFSLIGGGNYINAQGGIDFGALLVVSAVIGFTGSFISLWMSRWMAKRMMNVQVLDPNGALSAAEREIVEKVHRLSRAAGLTHMPEVGIYHSPEVNAFATGPTKKRSLVAVSTGLLQEMDDDAIEGVIAHEVAHIANGDMVTMTLLQGVVNTFVVFLARIAAWVASRFVREEMAPIVHFIAVIVFQIAFSILGSLVVFAYSRHREFHADRGGADLAGKDKMTHALQMLKAYSSRIKGEEQTAISTLKINNRSKASLFSTHPDLDERIRRLSAK, encoded by the coding sequence ATGGGTAAACGTATTTTTTACTTTTTATTGACGAACGTGCTTGTTCTATTGACGATCAGTATTATTTTCTCGCTGATTGGCGGAGGTAATTACATCAATGCCCAGGGCGGCATTGATTTCGGCGCATTGCTTGTTGTCAGTGCCGTGATTGGTTTCACGGGCTCCTTCATTTCTCTGTGGATGTCCCGCTGGATGGCCAAGAGAATGATGAATGTCCAGGTGCTTGATCCAAATGGTGCCCTTTCAGCAGCTGAACGCGAGATCGTGGAAAAAGTTCACCGCCTATCAAGAGCAGCAGGCTTAACACATATGCCTGAAGTGGGAATCTACCATTCCCCTGAAGTGAACGCATTTGCAACGGGTCCTACGAAAAAACGCTCTCTTGTGGCGGTTTCAACTGGATTGCTGCAGGAAATGGATGACGATGCCATTGAAGGTGTCATCGCCCATGAAGTCGCCCATATTGCCAATGGAGACATGGTCACCATGACCCTTCTCCAGGGGGTTGTCAACACATTCGTTGTCTTCCTTGCACGAATTGCAGCCTGGGTGGCATCCCGTTTTGTGAGAGAAGAAATGGCGCCGATTGTACACTTTATAGCAGTAATCGTGTTCCAAATCGCCTTTTCGATTCTTGGAAGCCTTGTGGTCTTTGCCTACTCCCGCCACCGCGAGTTCCATGCGGACCGCGGAGGTGCTGACCTTGCCGGCAAAGACAAAATGACACATGCCCTGCAGATGCTGAAGGCCTACTCCAGCCGCATCAAAGGTGAAGAACAGACAGCAATCTCCACTTTGAAAATTAATAACAGAAGCAAAGCTTCCTTGTTCTCGACACATCCTGATTTGGATGAGCGTATTAGACGTTTGAGTGCGAAGTAA
- a CDS encoding SAM-dependent methyltransferase, with translation MKSFDEMLNIHTSGDQIGFHKSFHYHRYEPTPYHGLEKLFSEYGLKSGDRLVDFGCGKGRLPFYIHHTFRAYAAGVEMSEGFYRMAIENLQTYKGEKDRISFQCILAQEYEITPQDSHFYFFNPFSVQIFMKVVNSILRSAEKNPRKIDIILYYPSEDYIFYLENSTPFELIKEVVLDGNENERFLVYRFNQTFD, from the coding sequence ATGAAAAGTTTTGATGAAATGCTCAACATTCATACAAGCGGTGACCAAATAGGATTCCATAAATCTTTCCACTACCATCGCTATGAGCCCACTCCATATCACGGTCTGGAAAAACTGTTCAGCGAATACGGGCTAAAAAGCGGCGACCGGCTGGTGGATTTCGGCTGCGGCAAAGGCCGGCTGCCTTTTTATATTCACCATACATTTCGGGCATATGCTGCCGGCGTGGAGATGAGTGAGGGCTTTTACCGTATGGCCATTGAAAATCTGCAGACTTACAAAGGGGAAAAAGACAGAATCAGCTTTCAGTGCATCCTGGCTCAGGAGTATGAAATAACACCGCAGGACAGCCACTTTTACTTTTTCAATCCGTTTTCGGTGCAGATTTTCATGAAAGTCGTCAACAGCATCCTGCGCTCAGCCGAAAAGAACCCGCGCAAAATAGACATCATTTTATATTACCCTTCAGAAGATTATATTTTTTATCTGGAAAACAGCACCCCATTTGAGCTGATAAAAGAGGTGGTCCTCGATGGCAATGAAAATGAGCGTTTTTTGGTCTATCGGTTCAATCAAACGTTTGATTGA
- a CDS encoding STAS domain-containing protein, with protein sequence MEATYKETKDIAGFIVVNRENFQIKLLSEAVNVASKINEILQRGNIDLLKNAEKLALYVAENKEEELIAFARQEGVAWAEHSLTLSFKLEWVQAIRRTVWYFLYQFDKIKGQQTVGDDFYNMEKEVNDHVDQFLNNFFISYSDYKDEMLKSQRKLVEHLSVPIIPVSTSVAVLPLIGMIDSYRIQTIEEKVLMDISSIKIQTLIMDLSGIADMEIDVIVHFKKILSGIKMMGCDAVLTGLRAELVRKMIHAGVSFENQAETKGTLQQTLKEYLVNEAK encoded by the coding sequence ATGGAAGCAACTTACAAGGAAACCAAGGATATAGCAGGGTTTATTGTCGTTAATCGTGAGAATTTTCAGATAAAATTATTATCCGAGGCTGTAAATGTAGCCTCTAAAATCAATGAAATCCTCCAGAGAGGCAATATCGATCTTTTAAAAAATGCCGAGAAATTGGCTTTATATGTGGCCGAAAACAAAGAAGAAGAGCTGATTGCTTTTGCCAGACAGGAAGGCGTTGCCTGGGCGGAGCATTCCCTGACGCTGTCATTTAAGCTGGAATGGGTACAGGCCATCCGGCGCACTGTGTGGTACTTTTTATACCAGTTTGACAAAATCAAAGGGCAGCAGACCGTAGGTGATGACTTTTATAATATGGAAAAGGAAGTCAATGATCATGTTGACCAATTTTTGAATAACTTCTTCATCAGCTACTCTGATTATAAAGATGAAATGCTTAAATCACAGCGCAAACTGGTTGAGCATTTGTCGGTTCCGATTATTCCAGTCAGCACTTCTGTCGCTGTACTGCCGCTGATTGGCATGATTGATTCTTACCGGATTCAGACGATTGAAGAGAAAGTTCTGATGGATATCTCATCCATAAAAATCCAAACTTTAATTATGGACCTTTCCGGAATAGCCGATATGGAAATTGACGTTATTGTTCACTTCAAAAAGATCCTGAGCGGCATCAAAATGATGGGATGCGACGCGGTCCTTACAGGCCTGCGTGCTGAACTTGTCCGTAAAATGATCCACGCTGGTGTATCATTCGAGAATCAGGCGGAAACAAAGGGAACATTGCAGCAGACATTAAAAGAATATCTAGTGAATGAAGCGAAATAA
- a CDS encoding sodium-dependent transporter — protein MSTNREQWSSKFGFIMSSAGAAIGLGAIWKFPYVAGTSGGGAFLLMFIVFTILIGLPMLISEFIIGRGAQKEAVSAYYKLAPNSPWTITGKLGVVGCFLLLSFYSVVGGWVLIYTVLSIGGQIITPGAAYPELFGMITSTPSWTLMGLAAFLLINIVVITFGIQNGIEAASKYMMPLLFIFFIVLVVRALTLDGAMEGVKFFLNPDFSKITGESALYALGQSFFALAVGFSCMVTYSSYLDKKVSIPNSAGSVVIMNIIISVLAGLAIFPVVFAFGFEPTEGPGLLFMVLPAVFSQIPLGEMFLAIFLLLFLFATLTSSFSMLEIIVSAFIENGKHSRKKISWISGIVMFAAGIPAALSFSLLGDFTIFGKNIFDATDYLVSNILLPLGCLLIALFITFRMDKQLVKEEFQLGSNLSPAMYTAWSILMKVLVPATIVVVFISTSGIF, from the coding sequence ATGAGTACAAATCGAGAGCAATGGTCATCTAAATTCGGCTTTATCATGTCCTCGGCCGGTGCCGCGATTGGCCTGGGAGCGATCTGGAAGTTCCCGTATGTGGCCGGAACGAGCGGCGGGGGTGCCTTTTTGCTGATGTTTATCGTATTTACGATTCTGATTGGTCTTCCGATGCTCATTTCAGAATTTATTATCGGGCGCGGGGCACAAAAAGAAGCGGTGTCTGCCTATTATAAACTGGCGCCAAACAGTCCGTGGACCATTACCGGCAAGCTGGGCGTTGTCGGCTGCTTCCTGCTGCTGAGTTTTTATTCGGTTGTTGGGGGCTGGGTGCTGATTTATACAGTCCTGTCGATTGGCGGCCAAATCATCACTCCAGGTGCAGCCTATCCGGAACTGTTTGGCATGATCACATCCACGCCAAGCTGGACTCTAATGGGGCTGGCAGCTTTTCTGCTTATTAACATTGTGGTCATCACATTCGGAATCCAAAACGGGATTGAAGCTGCAAGCAAATATATGATGCCGCTATTATTCATCTTTTTTATCGTGCTTGTGGTACGCGCACTGACACTGGATGGAGCAATGGAAGGAGTCAAGTTCTTCCTGAACCCGGACTTCAGCAAAATCACAGGGGAATCTGCCCTTTATGCATTGGGTCAGTCATTCTTTGCACTGGCTGTCGGCTTTTCATGCATGGTCACTTACAGCTCGTATCTGGATAAAAAAGTCAGCATCCCAAATTCAGCGGGCTCTGTTGTCATCATGAACATTATTATCTCTGTTTTGGCAGGATTGGCGATTTTTCCGGTTGTGTTTGCATTCGGATTTGAACCGACGGAAGGCCCGGGGCTTCTGTTCATGGTCCTGCCGGCCGTCTTTTCACAGATCCCACTAGGGGAAATGTTCCTGGCGATCTTCCTGCTGCTTTTCTTATTTGCCACTTTGACATCATCGTTCAGCATGCTGGAAATCATCGTGTCTGCATTCATCGAGAACGGAAAGCATTCCCGGAAAAAAATCTCCTGGATTTCCGGAATTGTCATGTTTGCCGCCGGAATTCCTGCGGCGCTGTCGTTCAGCCTGCTTGGGGACTTCACCATTTTTGGGAAAAATATTTTTGATGCAACCGATTACCTGGTCAGCAACATCCTGCTTCCGCTAGGCTGCCTGCTGATTGCCCTATTTATTACTTTTAGAATGGACAAACAGCTTGTAAAAGAGGAATTCCAGCTCGGCAGCAATCTTTCGCCAGCCATGTACACAGCCTGGAGTATCCTGATGAAAGTACTGGTTCCTGCTACGATTGTTGTTGTGTTTATCAGCACATCCGGGATTTTTTAA
- the kynA gene encoding tryptophan 2,3-dioxygenase, with product MSNEKHQDVNATTSEKSIHTDFTNNMTYGEYLQLDKILSAQNRLSGHHDEMLFIVIHQVSELWMKLILHEMGAAIESIENNDLSTAQKRLARVSKTQSQIIQAWDVLSTLTPSEYMEFRDSLGQASGFQSYQYRMVEFALGYKTEHVLKIYQKDPELHAKLTEAFEKPGLYDVAIRALHKAGLPVDEDILNRDVTRTYKENDSVRAAWMTVYKNPEKYWELYELAEKLVDIEDWLQQWRFRHMKTVERIIGFKMGTGGSSGVGYLKKVLDQRFFPELWDIRTEL from the coding sequence ATGAGCAACGAAAAACACCAGGACGTAAACGCGACAACCTCTGAAAAGAGCATCCACACAGATTTCACCAACAACATGACATACGGCGAATATCTGCAGCTCGACAAAATCCTTTCCGCGCAAAACAGGCTTTCCGGACATCATGATGAGATGCTGTTTATCGTCATCCACCAGGTGAGCGAGCTGTGGATGAAGCTGATTCTTCATGAAATGGGTGCAGCTATCGAATCGATTGAAAACAATGATTTATCCACGGCACAGAAGCGATTGGCGCGCGTTTCAAAGACGCAATCGCAGATTATTCAGGCATGGGATGTGCTGTCAACATTGACGCCGTCCGAGTATATGGAGTTCCGCGATTCACTTGGCCAGGCATCTGGCTTCCAATCCTACCAGTATCGTATGGTAGAATTTGCGTTAGGCTATAAAACTGAGCATGTTCTGAAAATCTACCAAAAAGATCCTGAGCTGCATGCTAAGTTAACGGAAGCGTTCGAAAAGCCGGGCCTATACGATGTAGCCATCCGCGCGCTTCACAAAGCAGGCCTGCCAGTCGATGAAGACATTCTGAACAGAGATGTAACCAGAACATACAAAGAAAATGATTCTGTCCGCGCAGCCTGGATGACTGTGTATAAAAATCCTGAAAAGTACTGGGAGTTATACGAGCTTGCGGAAAAACTTGTGGATATCGAAGATTGGCTTCAGCAGTGGCGCTTCCGCCATATGAAAACAGTGGAACGGATCATCGGCTTCAAGATGGGAACAGGCGGTTCATCCGGTGTCGGTTATTTGAAGAAAGTATTGGATCAGCGCTTCTTCCCTGAACTTTGGGATATCCGCACAGAGCTGTAA
- the kynB gene encoding arylformamidase: protein MMKKGWIDISQPLTSGIAHWPGDTPFSYETAFTKEQTGSVNIGRITTSLHTGTHVDAPFHFNDEGEKILDLDIELYIGPARVIDVSAYETVDSEVLNGFDLEGVERVLLRTAVPNNSEVFPNRIPELTPDMADFLGSKGVRLIGVDVPSVDALDSKEMETHHALYRNGIHILENIMLDEVEEGNYELIALPLPIKDGDGSPVRAVIRPI from the coding sequence ATGATGAAAAAAGGCTGGATTGATATCTCACAGCCGCTCACGAGCGGCATCGCCCATTGGCCCGGTGATACGCCATTCAGCTATGAAACAGCTTTTACAAAAGAACAAACCGGCTCTGTCAATATCGGCAGGATTACGACCAGCCTGCATACCGGCACCCATGTCGATGCGCCGTTCCATTTTAATGACGAAGGCGAAAAGATCTTGGACCTGGACATCGAGCTGTATATCGGGCCGGCGCGTGTGATTGATGTATCTGCCTATGAAACGGTGGATTCAGAAGTTCTGAACGGATTTGATCTCGAAGGTGTGGAACGTGTCCTGCTTAGGACCGCGGTTCCGAATAATTCGGAAGTGTTTCCGAATCGGATCCCTGAACTGACGCCAGATATGGCCGACTTCCTTGGCAGTAAAGGGGTTCGCCTGATCGGAGTGGATGTGCCATCCGTCGATGCGCTCGACAGCAAAGAGATGGAAACACACCATGCTTTATATCGAAATGGCATTCATATTCTGGAAAATATTATGCTGGATGAGGTAGAAGAAGGAAATTACGAACTAATTGCCTTGCCGCTCCCGATAAAAGACGGAGACGGCAGCCCGGTGCGGGCGGTTATTCGGCCGATTTGA